One window from the genome of Anaerococcus sp. Marseille-Q7828 encodes:
- a CDS encoding dihydrodipicolinate synthase family protein gives MRNLDKYKGVIPAFYACYDEEGNISPERVRNLTKYFIEKGVKGVYVNGSSGECIYQSVEDKKIVLENVMEEAKGKLTVIAHVACNNTKDSMELAAHAESLGVDAIAAIPPIYFRLPEYAIAEYWNDISSAAPNTDFVIYNIPQLAGVALTPSLFAEMRKNPNVIGVKNSSMPVQDIQMFKQDAGEDYIIFNGPDEQFISGRLIGAEGAIGGTYGAMPDLFLKMNEHLINGNLEEARKMQYDINAIIYKMVSGHGNMYAVIKAILKENEGLELGSVRKPLAGLIESDQAIVKEAAAMINKAREKYIV, from the coding sequence ATGAGAAATTTAGACAAATACAAGGGAGTAATTCCAGCATTTTATGCTTGCTATGATGAAGAAGGCAACATCAGCCCAGAAAGAGTGAGAAATCTTACCAAATACTTTATCGAAAAAGGTGTTAAGGGAGTATATGTTAACGGTTCTTCTGGAGAATGTATCTACCAAAGTGTTGAAGATAAGAAAATCGTTTTAGAAAATGTCATGGAAGAAGCTAAGGGCAAATTAACAGTTATAGCTCACGTAGCTTGCAACAACACAAAAGATTCTATGGAACTTGCAGCTCATGCAGAAAGTCTTGGAGTAGATGCCATAGCAGCTATACCTCCAATATATTTTAGACTTCCAGAATATGCTATAGCAGAATATTGGAACGACATTTCATCAGCTGCTCCAAACACAGATTTTGTAATCTACAACATCCCACAACTAGCAGGTGTTGCACTTACACCAAGCCTATTTGCAGAAATGAGAAAGAATCCTAATGTAATAGGTGTGAAAAACTCATCTATGCCAGTTCAAGACATACAAATGTTCAAACAAGATGCCGGCGAAGACTATATTATCTTCAACGGTCCAGATGAACAATTTATATCAGGTCGCTTAATCGGTGCAGAAGGTGCAATCGGTGGAACATATGGAGCTATGCCTGATTTATTCCTAAAGATGAACGAACACCTAATAAATGGCAACTTAGAAGAAGCACGCAAGATGCAATATGACATCAACGCTATCATCTACAAGATGGTATCAGGCCATGGCAATATGTATGCAGTTATAAAAGCTATACTTAAAGAAAATGAAGGCCTAGAACTGGGCTCTGTAAGAAAACCTTTAGCCGGACTTATAGAATCAGACCAAGCTATAGTCAAAGAAGCAGCTGCCATGATTAATAAAGCTCGTGAGAAATACATTGTATAA
- a CDS encoding ROK family protein gives MKKYISIDIGGTFIKYGLISEDGTIIENHEIPTQAQKGGPEILKKVLKIIENYTENQDIEGVVISTAGMVDRENGSIRYASKLIPDYTGINFKKPIKEKFGLNSSVENDVKCAGLAEYTSGAGKDSKIALILTIGTGIGGCAVINGEVYQGVSGSALEVGYMKIENGTLQSLGSAKSLVENVAREKNESVEDWDGKKIFELAKKSDPICIKAIDEMCQALAIGIANISYVLNPDTVILGGGIMAQEDYLYDIIDGKLRENLAEPIYEQITLKFAQHQNSAGMLGAFYNYKKENK, from the coding sequence TTGAAAAAATACATAAGCATAGACATAGGTGGAACTTTCATTAAATACGGTCTAATAAGCGAAGACGGGACCATAATTGAAAACCACGAAATACCAACCCAGGCCCAAAAAGGTGGACCAGAGATTCTAAAAAAGGTCCTAAAAATCATAGAAAACTACACAGAAAATCAAGATATAGAGGGTGTAGTCATATCCACAGCCGGCATGGTCGACAGGGAAAATGGGTCTATCCGCTATGCATCAAAGCTCATACCTGACTACACAGGCATCAACTTCAAAAAACCAATCAAGGAAAAATTTGGCCTTAACTCTTCAGTAGAAAACGACGTCAAATGTGCAGGCCTTGCCGAATACACATCAGGAGCAGGCAAGGATAGCAAGATTGCTCTCATCCTAACCATAGGAACTGGCATTGGTGGCTGTGCTGTAATAAATGGTGAGGTCTACCAAGGAGTATCAGGCTCTGCCCTAGAAGTAGGCTATATGAAAATAGAAAATGGCACTCTCCAATCCCTAGGCTCTGCTAAAAGTCTAGTAGAAAATGTAGCTAGAGAAAAAAATGAGAGTGTTGAAGATTGGGATGGTAAAAAAATCTTTGAACTAGCCAAGAAGTCCGATCCTATATGCATCAAGGCAATAGATGAAATGTGCCAAGCTCTAGCCATAGGTATAGCTAACATCTCCTATGTCCTAAACCCAGATACAGTAATCCTAGGGGGCGGTATTATGGCCCAGGAAGACTACCTATATGACATAATAGATGGCAAACTTAGAGAAAATCTAGCAGAGCCAATCTATGAGCAAATCACCCTCAAATTTGCCCAACATCAAAACTCAGCAGGCATGCTCGGTGCCTTTTATAACTACAAAAAAGAAAACAAGTAA
- a CDS encoding glutathione S-transferase N-terminal domain-containing protein → MKSEDSQFELYFKPDCPYCLKVLNFFRENDIEKFPSYNIEDATCGDENKKKLEEVGGKVQVPCLVIDGKAMYESDDIIEYAKENLL, encoded by the coding sequence ATGAAAAGTGAAGACTCACAGTTTGAGCTATATTTTAAGCCAGATTGTCCATATTGCTTGAAGGTGTTAAATTTCTTTAGAGAAAATGACATTGAAAAATTCCCATCATATAACATAGAAGATGCGACTTGCGGAGATGAAAATAAGAAAAAGTTAGAAGAAGTCGGAGGAAAGGTCCAGGTACCATGTCTTGTTATAGATGGTAAGGCAATGTATGAATCTGACGATATAATTGAATACGCAAAAGAAAATCTTCTTTAA
- a CDS encoding DUF1232 domain-containing protein, whose translation MNKLNTIRTSIPAFMKALFNKNTPASAKIAVLAAILYAVMPADLVADVVPFLGWFDDAIVMAILFTIAGKMIPDTVMDEKKDEIEDINYQEMD comes from the coding sequence ATGAATAAATTAAATACAATCAGAACATCCATTCCTGCTTTTATGAAAGCTCTATTTAACAAAAATACACCTGCCAGCGCAAAAATCGCCGTACTAGCAGCAATACTATACGCAGTAATGCCAGCAGATTTGGTAGCTGACGTTGTTCCATTCCTAGGCTGGTTTGACGATGCAATTGTAATGGCTATTTTGTTTACAATTGCAGGCAAAATGATTCCAGATACTGTTATGGATGAGAAAAAAGACGAAATAGAAGATATTAATTACCAAGAAATGGATTAA
- a CDS encoding cation transporter, with the protein MKRFEDFKKLDELEKERENKIIKTSIFGIIGNAVLAIFKVFIGMKSNSIAILVDAVNNLSDAGSSVITIVGTKLAGKEADNKHPFGELHPKIRNTDGGVFSCQNIQKNLKLS; encoded by the coding sequence TTGAAAAGATTTGAAGATTTTAAGAAATTAGATGAATTAGAAAAAGAACGAGAAAACAAAATTATTAAAACCAGTATTTTTGGTATTATTGGCAATGCAGTCCTTGCAATATTTAAAGTATTTATAGGTATGAAATCAAATTCCATAGCTATACTAGTAGATGCAGTAAACAACTTGTCTGATGCAGGAAGTTCTGTCATAACCATTGTAGGAACAAAACTTGCTGGAAAAGAAGCTGACAACAAGCACCCCTTTGGTGAGCTGCACCCCAAAATCCGGAATACGGATGGAGGGGTTTTTTCATGCCAAAATATACAAAAGAATTTAAAATTAAGCTAG
- a CDS encoding arsenate reductase ArsC: MEKVKVAYICVHNSCRSQIAEALSKKYAGDVFESYSAGNIENDNLNPDALRLMKDIYDIDMAKDQYSKLIDDIPEVDIVITMGCNVSCPHIKSKYKEDWGLEDPTGKSDDFFKETISEIERKVINLRQRYLEDEIS, translated from the coding sequence ATGGAAAAAGTAAAAGTGGCTTATATTTGTGTTCATAATAGCTGTAGAAGCCAGATAGCCGAGGCTTTGAGCAAAAAATATGCTGGCGATGTATTTGAAAGTTATTCAGCTGGCAATATAGAAAATGACAATCTAAACCCAGATGCCCTTAGGCTGATGAAAGATATTTATGATATAGATATGGCGAAAGACCAATACTCAAAACTTATTGACGATATCCCAGAGGTCGACATAGTAATCACTATGGGCTGCAATGTAAGCTGCCCACATATAAAAAGTAAATACAAAGAAGATTGGGGCTTGGAAGATCCTACAGGAAAGTCAGATGATTTCTTTAAAGAAACTATAAGTGAGATTGAACGAAAAGTTATTAATCTTAGACAAAGATACTTAGAAGATGAGATAAGTTAG
- a CDS encoding DUF4236 domain-containing protein, whose amino-acid sequence MGFRYRKSINLGKGFRVNMSKSGPGFSWGGKGFRLTRTAKGNIRGTAYIPGTGVSYQKEFKNPFNNTKAQKATTSKKREDVSNNSKNFTNDIGNIRSGDMGELVAAKKQNKTNKIIAGILVLAGIGLAIVNPLFLIISALGLVFGLYSKNNDTIKIDYDFTDEAAKELSQTNKLLEGIMESDEVWLVTEAEELKEETGADMKILSRMPIIYYKGNDEIETNAETFTLDATTSKFIFLPDSIVIKEGSKVNALNFKDIDINLGKMIFLEDQTPAKDATVLGKTYEHTNKDGSPDRRYKENREVYQVEYGFLSLYNSTGLDTLIVFSDTVLDGE is encoded by the coding sequence ATGGGATTTAGATATAGAAAAAGTATAAACCTAGGCAAGGGTTTTAGAGTAAATATGAGCAAATCAGGGCCAGGATTTTCTTGGGGTGGCAAGGGCTTTAGGCTTACAAGAACTGCCAAGGGCAACATACGTGGAACAGCCTATATACCAGGCACGGGGGTTTCCTACCAAAAGGAATTCAAAAACCCTTTTAATAATACCAAGGCCCAAAAAGCCACAACTAGCAAGAAAAGAGAGGATGTAAGCAATAATTCCAAGAATTTTACTAATGATATAGGCAATATCAGATCAGGAGATATGGGAGAGCTAGTAGCAGCCAAAAAGCAGAACAAGACCAACAAGATTATTGCTGGGATATTAGTTCTAGCAGGAATAGGGCTTGCAATAGTAAACCCATTATTTTTGATCATATCAGCCCTAGGACTAGTCTTTGGCCTATATAGCAAAAATAATGACACCATAAAAATAGACTACGACTTCACCGATGAGGCAGCAAAAGAACTAAGCCAAACCAACAAACTCCTAGAAGGAATTATGGAATCAGATGAGGTCTGGCTAGTCACAGAAGCAGAAGAACTAAAGGAAGAAACTGGCGCAGATATGAAAATCCTATCTCGCATGCCAATAATCTACTACAAGGGCAACGACGAGATAGAAACAAATGCAGAGACCTTTACTCTAGATGCCACAACTAGCAAATTTATTTTCTTGCCAGATTCTATAGTAATAAAAGAGGGTAGCAAGGTAAATGCCTTAAACTTCAAAGACATAGACATCAACCTAGGCAAAATGATCTTCCTAGAAGACCAAACCCCAGCAAAAGATGCCACAGTACTTGGCAAAACCTATGAGCATACCAACAAAGACGGCAGCCCAGACAGGAGATATAAGGAAAATAGAGAAGTTTATCAAGTAGAATACGGCTTCCTATCCCTATATAACTCAACGGGCTTAGATACTCTGATAGTATTTTCGGATACAGTTTTGGATGGGGAATAG
- a CDS encoding IS3 family transposase: MSKNANTIRKKVSSLATGRGSRSKEKTKIILNLLKEYPETKASEWIKVAKIPKSSYYEWKIKLENPVDKDKKVREDIKSIVKASKGRYGYRRVCKVLRNKGLIVNHKRVLRIMRQEGLLCTKFKTRSRKYSSYKGQVGKVAPNIVNRNFKAKKPNQLWLTDVTEFRIKGHEQRLYLSPILDVYNSEIISYTLSNHPTIKLTNRMLNKAINKFKDTKDLVIHSDQGFHYQHSSWSNKLKKLNIKQSMSRKGNCLDNSPMENFFGILKQEMYYGVEFKNYEQLRKEIDKYIKWYNEDRIKTKLNGMSPIEYRLHSA, from the coding sequence ATATCTAAAAATGCAAATACTATTCGAAAAAAAGTTTCAAGCCTTGCTACTGGAAGAGGAAGCAGAAGCAAGGAAAAAACAAAGATAATACTTAATCTTCTTAAAGAATACCCTGAAACTAAAGCAAGTGAATGGATAAAAGTAGCTAAAATCCCTAAATCTTCATACTATGAATGGAAGATTAAATTAGAAAATCCAGTAGATAAAGATAAGAAAGTCAGAGAAGATATCAAGTCGATAGTTAAAGCAAGTAAAGGTAGATACGGATACAGAAGAGTATGTAAAGTCTTAAGAAATAAAGGTTTAATAGTAAATCATAAAAGAGTATTAAGAATAATGAGACAAGAAGGACTCTTATGTACTAAATTTAAAACTAGATCAAGAAAATACTCATCATACAAAGGACAAGTAGGTAAAGTAGCTCCTAATATAGTAAACCGTAACTTTAAAGCTAAAAAACCTAACCAGCTATGGTTAACAGATGTAACAGAATTTAGAATCAAAGGACATGAGCAAAGACTTTACCTATCACCAATCCTTGATGTATATAACAGCGAGATAATTAGCTATACACTAAGTAATCATCCAACAATTAAACTAACAAACAGAATGTTAAATAAAGCAATTAATAAATTTAAAGATACAAAAGATCTAGTAATACACTCAGATCAGGGATTTCATTACCAACATAGTTCGTGGTCTAACAAGCTTAAGAAGCTAAACATAAAGCAAAGCATGTCAAGAAAAGGGAATTGTCTAGACAATTCACCAATGGAGAACTTCTTTGGTATACTCAAACAAGAAATGTACTATGGTGTAGAATTTAAGAATTATGAACAATTAAGAAAAGAAATAGATAAATATATAAAATGGTACAACGAAGACAGGATAAAGACAAAATTAAACGGAATGTCACCTATTGAATATAGATTACATTCCGCTTAA
- a CDS encoding YhcH/YjgK/YiaL family protein: MIFGNITNLDEYNFLEEKIKECFAYAKANDLKSYEPGRHDIKDDKLFVNIVEYETTNPENRFWEAHKDYLDLHIILKGRERIDLNFIENMKPGAYVKEDDFLPIEGESKTSLVLEEGDFLICYPDDGHMTGLEACGPEKIKKAIFKIKI; the protein is encoded by the coding sequence ATGATATTTGGAAATATTACAAACTTGGACGAATATAATTTTCTAGAAGAAAAAATCAAAGAATGCTTTGCCTACGCCAAGGCCAATGATTTAAAATCATATGAGCCTGGACGCCACGACATAAAAGATGATAAACTATTTGTAAATATAGTAGAATATGAAACTACAAATCCAGAGAATAGATTCTGGGAAGCCCACAAGGACTACCTAGACTTGCACATAATCCTAAAAGGAAGAGAAAGAATCGACCTAAACTTCATAGAAAATATGAAGCCAGGAGCTTATGTGAAGGAAGACGACTTCTTGCCTATAGAAGGAGAAAGCAAGACTTCTTTAGTATTAGAAGAGGGTGATTTTCTCATATGCTATCCAGACGATGGACATATGACAGGCCTAGAAGCTTGCGGGCCAGAGAAGATTAAAAAGGCCATATTTAAAATAAAAATTTGA
- a CDS encoding helix-turn-helix domain-containing protein — protein sequence MPKYTKEFKIKLVSEYLSGEYGGQKMIAKKYKIPNATMKNWINKYNSGGFDNLNKKQNNNKYTSEFKLSVIQYRQINNTSLRETAKHFNLVNGSMVYGWEKAYRERGLSGLEDNRGRPKKDMPKADKKSKNDKPIAESEREELIRLREENKYLKMQILFEKKFQALLLEEEAEARKKQR from the coding sequence ATGCCAAAATATACAAAAGAATTTAAAATTAAGCTAGTATCAGAATACTTATCAGGAGAGTATGGTGGTCAAAAAATGATTGCTAAAAAATATAAGATTCCTAATGCAACAATGAAAAATTGGATTAACAAATACAATTCAGGAGGTTTTGATAACTTAAATAAAAAACAAAATAACAATAAATATACTAGTGAATTCAAGTTATCTGTAATACAATATAGGCAAATCAATAATACTTCGCTTAGAGAAACCGCCAAGCACTTCAATCTTGTAAATGGGTCCATGGTATATGGATGGGAGAAAGCATATCGAGAACGTGGTTTATCTGGGCTAGAAGATAACAGAGGAAGGCCTAAGAAAGATATGCCTAAAGCAGATAAGAAATCAAAGAATGATAAACCAATCGCTGAATCTGAAAGAGAAGAATTAATCAGGCTTAGAGAAGAAAACAAATATCTAAAAATGCAAATACTATTCGAAAAAAAGTTTCAAGCCTTGCTACTGGAAGAGGAAGCAGAAGCAAGGAAAAAACAAAGATAA
- a CDS encoding sodium:solute symporter produces MQGFTTIDLIILIAYLGAVLFAGLHFSKKEMKGKEYFRGDGSIPWWVTSVSIFATLLSPISFLSLAGNSYAGTWIMWFAQLGMLIAIPFTIKYFLPIYSKLDIDTAYQYLEIRYQSKGLRVLGAIMFIIYQIGRMSIIMYLPCMVLSELMGISVDLLIIIMGVIAIIYSYTGGLKSVLWTDFIQGSVLLIGVTFGLIYLVSNIDGGLGAINYELFTNNKFLAVDQPIFDPNILKDSVFLLIVGAGINTIGSYVSSQDIVQRFTTTNDSKQLRKMMITNGCLSLFIATVFYLIGTGLYVFYQSQGNPLPPSAQQDQIFASWIAYELPVGVTGILLAAIYAASQSTLSTGLNSVASSWALDIQSTFNKKDMTFEKQTKIGQRVSLVVGIFAIVVSILLAHGGVKSAYEWFNGFMGLVLGILVGIFILGAFTKVANKFGASLAFIVASCVMVYIKYFVDPAKVSFWSYSMISIAVSLVVGLIGSVIYNKVKKVKFTPPANSTVYKEV; encoded by the coding sequence ATGCAGGGTTTTACAACTATTGACTTAATCATACTTATAGCATATCTTGGAGCAGTTCTCTTTGCTGGTCTTCACTTTTCCAAAAAGGAAATGAAGGGCAAGGAATACTTCAGAGGTGATGGATCAATCCCATGGTGGGTAACATCAGTTTCTATCTTTGCTACCCTACTAAGCCCAATATCATTCCTATCACTTGCAGGTAACTCTTATGCTGGCACTTGGATAATGTGGTTTGCTCAGCTAGGAATGCTTATAGCTATACCATTTACTATAAAATATTTCCTACCTATCTACAGCAAACTAGACATAGATACAGCTTACCAATACCTAGAAATCAGATACCAATCCAAGGGCCTCAGAGTTCTAGGGGCGATAATGTTTATAATCTATCAAATCGGTAGAATGTCTATTATCATGTATCTACCTTGTATGGTTCTATCAGAACTTATGGGCATCAGTGTAGACCTATTGATTATAATCATGGGCGTTATAGCTATAATATATTCATATACAGGTGGACTAAAATCAGTTCTATGGACAGACTTCATCCAAGGCTCGGTTCTTCTAATAGGTGTAACTTTTGGACTAATCTATCTTGTAAGCAATATAGATGGTGGCCTTGGTGCAATCAACTACGAATTATTTACCAACAACAAGTTTTTGGCAGTTGACCAACCAATCTTTGATCCAAATATCCTAAAAGATAGCGTGTTTTTACTAATAGTAGGAGCTGGTATCAATACCATAGGATCTTATGTATCAAGCCAAGATATAGTACAAAGATTTACAACAACAAATGACTCCAAACAACTTAGAAAAATGATGATAACAAATGGATGCTTATCCTTGTTCATAGCTACTGTGTTTTACCTAATAGGAACAGGACTATATGTCTTTTACCAAAGCCAAGGCAATCCTCTACCACCAAGTGCCCAACAAGACCAAATCTTTGCATCTTGGATAGCTTACGAACTTCCAGTAGGAGTTACAGGTATCCTACTAGCAGCCATATATGCAGCCAGCCAATCAACCCTATCAACAGGACTAAACTCAGTTGCATCAAGCTGGGCCCTAGACATCCAATCAACTTTTAACAAAAAAGACATGACCTTTGAAAAACAAACCAAGATAGGCCAAAGAGTTTCACTAGTGGTAGGTATATTTGCCATAGTAGTATCAATTCTACTAGCTCATGGTGGAGTCAAATCAGCTTACGAATGGTTCAACGGATTTATGGGACTAGTTTTAGGAATCTTGGTTGGAATATTTATCCTAGGAGCCTTTACAAAAGTTGCCAACAAATTTGGTGCAAGCCTTGCTTTCATAGTAGCTTCATGTGTGATGGTATATATCAAATACTTTGTTGACCCAGCCAAAGTATCATTCTGGTCATACTCAATGATATCAATAGCAGTATCATTGGTCGTAGGCCTTATAGGATCTGTCATCTACAACAAGGTTAAAAAGGTGAAATTCACTCCACCAGCAAATTCAACAGTATATAAGGAAGTGTAA
- a CDS encoding methyltransferase domain-containing protein yields the protein MDINDILKITDDFKRNDELYKIFDEEKRLESKAGSVEKITTINEIDKLISSKTKVLDVGAATGVYSIYLAEKVDEVVSYEPSSANFSKLDEKISQRNIKNIKAYKKSSMDMGDLASNYFDLVLLFGPMYHLSNEKDRQFTLKEAKRVCKEGGHILIAFINHDMIPMTETKYNPNFMSTNLFDQGKLRVKNTPFIYFTLDECTKMLEKENLKIIERIASDGFSEILADKINQMSEESFSTYLSWHQSHSKNENLLSASNHFLFVCEN from the coding sequence ATGGACATAAATGATATTTTAAAAATTACCGATGATTTTAAAAGAAATGATGAACTATACAAAATTTTTGACGAAGAAAAAAGACTGGAAAGTAAGGCTGGATCAGTAGAAAAAATAACAACAATCAATGAAATTGATAAACTTATAAGTAGCAAAACAAAAGTTCTAGACGTTGGGGCGGCAACAGGTGTATACAGCATTTATCTAGCAGAAAAAGTCGATGAAGTTGTATCATATGAGCCATCTAGTGCTAATTTTTCAAAATTAGATGAAAAGATTTCTCAAAGAAATATAAAAAATATCAAAGCTTACAAAAAGTCATCCATGGATATGGGTGATCTAGCTAGTAATTACTTTGACTTAGTATTACTTTTTGGTCCAATGTATCACCTATCAAATGAAAAAGATAGACAATTTACCCTAAAAGAGGCCAAAAGAGTTTGTAAGGAAGGTGGTCATATCTTAATAGCATTTATAAATCACGATATGATCCCAATGACAGAAACTAAATATAATCCAAATTTCATGTCAACAAATCTTTTTGACCAAGGAAAATTGAGGGTTAAAAACACTCCATTCATATATTTCACCTTAGATGAATGCACAAAAATGCTAGAAAAAGAGAACTTAAAAATAATAGAAAGAATAGCAAGCGATGGATTTTCTGAAATTTTAGCAGATAAAATAAACCAAATGTCAGAAGAAAGCTTCTCCACATACTTATCTTGGCACCAAAGCCACTCAAAAAATGAAAATTTATTATCAGCAAGCAACCATTTTTTGTTTGTGTGTGAAAATTAA
- a CDS encoding MurR/RpiR family transcriptional regulator, producing MDYRTKSVIENIESNYENFTPVEKNIADFFIHNNKKGDFAAKKLAEKLFVSEASLSRFAQKCGFRGYREFIYEYKQNFVVKQEVITQNVSKVLTTYQELLNKSYSLIDENQIKRVIDYFNSSEKVFVCGKGSSGLAANEMELRFMRIGVNIDSITDTDQMKMRAVFHTANSLIIGLSISGETEEVLHFLKEAHKKKAKTVLITSQNRDKVKDYCDEIVLVPSLKHLNYGNVISPQFPLSVMVDLLYSFFVDEDKNLKEKLHGDTLEALNINYEK from the coding sequence ATAGACTACCGTACAAAATCAGTTATTGAAAATATAGAATCAAATTATGAAAACTTCACCCCAGTAGAAAAAAATATAGCTGATTTTTTCATCCACAATAACAAAAAGGGAGACTTTGCTGCCAAAAAATTGGCAGAAAAACTCTTTGTATCCGAAGCCTCCCTATCAAGATTTGCCCAAAAGTGTGGATTTAGAGGCTATAGGGAATTTATCTACGAGTATAAGCAAAATTTTGTAGTAAAACAAGAAGTCATCACCCAAAACGTAAGCAAAGTTCTAACAACCTACCAAGAACTCCTAAACAAAAGCTATTCCTTGATAGACGAAAATCAGATCAAAAGAGTCATAGACTATTTTAATAGTAGCGAAAAAGTCTTCGTGTGCGGCAAGGGATCATCAGGCCTTGCAGCAAACGAGATGGAACTTAGGTTCATGAGGATAGGGGTAAACATTGACTCCATCACAGACACAGACCAGATGAAAATGCGAGCAGTATTTCACACAGCCAATAGTCTAATCATTGGCCTTAGCATAAGTGGCGAGACAGAAGAAGTTCTACATTTTCTAAAAGAAGCCCACAAGAAAAAGGCCAAAACGGTCCTAATAACTTCACAAAATAGGGACAAAGTAAAAGACTACTGCGACGAAATAGTCCTAGTCCCATCACTCAAACACCTAAACTACGGCAACGTTATAAGCCCCCAATTCCCTTTATCAGTAATGGTAGACCTCCTTTACTCATTTTTCGTAGACGAAGACAAAAACCTAAAAGAAAAACTCCACGGCGACACCTTAGAAGCCCTCAACATAAACTACGAGAAGTAA
- a CDS encoding N-acetylmannosamine-6-phosphate 2-epimerase gives MSDSKKIESLKGKLIVSCQALADEPLHSSFIMGRMARAAKVGGASGIRANTSEDIREIQKEVDLPIIGIVKRDYDDSKVYITPTMAEVEELIPTNVDIIALDATGDLRPNELSLDDFYKEIRDKYPDQLLMADCSTVEEAIHADELGFDFVGTTLVGYTDQSRGDKIEEDDFAILREIIKNVNARVIAEGNINTPEKAKRVIDLGAYSVVVGSIITRPQVITKNFVDKLAE, from the coding sequence ATGAGCGATAGTAAAAAAATTGAATCTTTGAAGGGTAAGCTCATTGTTTCTTGCCAAGCCTTGGCTGATGAACCTTTGCATTCTTCATTTATTATGGGAAGGATGGCAAGGGCTGCCAAAGTAGGTGGGGCAAGTGGCATCAGAGCGAATACTAGCGAAGATATTAGAGAAATCCAAAAAGAAGTGGATCTTCCAATTATAGGCATAGTTAAAAGAGACTATGACGATTCGAAAGTATACATAACACCAACTATGGCTGAAGTTGAGGAACTTATACCAACAAATGTAGATATCATAGCCCTAGACGCTACAGGAGACCTTAGACCAAATGAACTTAGCCTTGATGATTTTTATAAGGAAATCAGAGACAAATATCCGGACCAATTGCTGATGGCTGATTGTTCTACTGTCGAAGAAGCTATCCATGCAGATGAACTTGGTTTTGATTTTGTTGGCACAACCTTGGTTGGATATACAGACCAATCTAGGGGAGATAAGATCGAGGAAGATGATTTTGCTATTCTTAGAGAGATCATCAAAAATGTAAACGCAAGAGTCATTGCTGAGGGCAATATCAATACACCAGAAAAGGCAAAGAGGGTTATAGACCTAGGTGCTTATAGTGTAGTTGTTGGCTCAATAATAACTAGACCACAAGTTATTACAAAAAATTTCGTTGATAAATTAGCAGAATAA